One genomic segment of Sanyastnella coralliicola includes these proteins:
- a CDS encoding response regulator, whose amino-acid sequence MKQKKILIVDDHHIILDGLKSLFAGMPEYDVIGYVDNAEEALRFIESVTIDLLITDIEMPGKNGVWLIEKVRKSHPELKIVVLTMHHERPFIQSIMNLGVHGCLLKTASEIELKNAIEKVATEASAVFPSSSQLTERKGASIKDVQLTERELQTLELITEGLSTKEIANKLHLSSRTVEKHRASLMLKTSAKNVAGLIRFAFENNLV is encoded by the coding sequence TTGAAGCAAAAGAAAATACTCATCGTTGACGATCATCACATCATCCTTGATGGCTTGAAGTCATTGTTCGCTGGCATGCCTGAGTATGACGTCATCGGTTACGTTGATAATGCTGAAGAGGCGCTTCGTTTCATCGAATCAGTAACCATTGACCTCCTTATCACAGACATTGAAATGCCTGGAAAGAACGGAGTATGGCTGATCGAAAAGGTTCGAAAATCACACCCTGAACTAAAGATTGTGGTCTTAACCATGCATCATGAACGCCCCTTTATTCAGTCAATCATGAATCTAGGAGTTCACGGATGTTTGCTCAAAACCGCCTCAGAAATCGAGCTGAAAAATGCGATAGAAAAAGTAGCAACCGAAGCATCGGCTGTCTTCCCTTCCTCCTCTCAATTGACGGAAAGAAAAGGAGCGAGTATCAAAGACGTGCAATTGACGGAACGAGAGCTCCAGACCTTAGAACTCATAACTGAAGGCCTAAGCACGAAAGAAATCGCAAACAAACTGCATCTTTCGTCACGCACTGTTGAAAAACACCGCGCGAGTCTCATGTTAAAAACCAGCGCGAAAAATGTGGCCGGACTCATCCGGTTTGCATTTGAGAACAACTTAGTTTAG
- a CDS encoding tetratricopeptide repeat-containing sensor histidine kinase: MIRAYLILGAIVLCSITIYAQQSRLDSLLEAVHSAEGVELIDTYNEISWEYRSIDLDSSLHYGSIAVKASQELGDSMSLAAAYNSLADSYEAYSEYDSSLTYHERSLAIKLALADSIGIANSYNNLGIINDLKGNYETALTYYFQALELYERHAVEFHKVPMVCSNVGIIYKQMEDYDKAFAYYNRAVKIYRAHEYEVGEVIVTGNMSGVLLLQEKYDSTIIYAQRAANMYESLGYGRYVSYMESNIAIAYDSLGQYDQSQPIYLRINKEYQADSNWFELSANQLNLANSLRLDGSPDQSIPLIEQALARSLHEGFQELELRAYRQFHLAYASLQNFSKAYAYQRKHFELTETIHENEKTKSILEVEAKYQNERKERLLALEREKFQKSEFDRAQQELEISEKNNLIMLLIGCIIIGITVTIILRQLLIRRKENEKSAALVLEQRKGLDAIIQAQEDERSRIAKDLHDGIGQKLSSIKMAIGALSKQQDQGHSSTIERLDSIQSMIDQSAQETRAISHQMMPISLKSVGLAASLEYMCEESFSDTSITHSFETFNLTKEPDEKTGLVFYRIGQELVNNILKHSQARNVEMQLYVAADKLVLAVSDNGVGLDPNKVHFGMGIQNIRTRLSTIDGQLNISSDGQGATFTASAALNSTDT, encoded by the coding sequence ATGATTCGCGCTTACCTAATACTTGGGGCTATTGTCCTATGTAGCATCACGATTTATGCTCAACAATCTCGTCTAGATAGTCTTCTTGAAGCTGTTCATTCCGCTGAAGGAGTTGAGCTCATCGACACATACAATGAGATTAGTTGGGAATACCGCAGCATTGATCTTGACAGCTCTTTGCACTACGGATCAATCGCAGTGAAAGCTTCTCAGGAATTGGGAGATAGTATGTCGCTCGCTGCAGCCTACAACAGCCTGGCTGATAGCTACGAAGCGTACTCAGAATACGACAGTTCTTTGACCTATCATGAACGTAGTCTTGCTATTAAATTGGCACTTGCTGACTCCATAGGCATCGCCAATTCATATAACAACCTAGGCATCATCAATGACCTCAAAGGGAATTATGAGACAGCCTTGACCTACTACTTTCAAGCTCTCGAGTTGTATGAGCGTCATGCTGTAGAATTCCACAAGGTTCCGATGGTCTGCTCGAACGTTGGTATCATCTACAAACAGATGGAGGACTATGACAAAGCTTTCGCCTATTACAATCGAGCAGTCAAAATTTATAGAGCCCACGAATACGAAGTCGGCGAAGTGATTGTGACAGGAAACATGTCTGGGGTATTGCTCTTGCAAGAGAAATATGACAGCACCATCATCTACGCCCAACGCGCCGCCAACATGTACGAATCACTCGGTTACGGCCGCTATGTCTCATACATGGAAAGCAACATTGCCATTGCTTACGACAGCCTTGGCCAATACGATCAATCCCAACCAATTTATCTACGCATCAATAAGGAGTATCAGGCAGACAGCAATTGGTTCGAGTTAAGTGCCAATCAACTCAACCTTGCCAACAGCCTTCGTCTCGACGGCTCTCCAGACCAGTCTATTCCATTGATAGAGCAAGCACTTGCACGCAGCCTTCATGAGGGCTTTCAAGAGCTTGAACTTCGTGCATACCGCCAGTTCCATTTAGCGTATGCTTCTTTACAGAATTTCAGCAAAGCTTATGCGTATCAACGAAAGCATTTCGAACTCACGGAGACCATCCACGAAAATGAAAAAACGAAGTCTATTCTTGAAGTAGAAGCGAAGTACCAAAATGAACGTAAAGAGCGCTTGCTCGCATTGGAACGAGAGAAATTCCAGAAATCAGAATTTGACCGTGCTCAACAAGAGCTTGAGATCTCCGAAAAAAACAACTTGATCATGCTACTCATCGGCTGCATCATTATTGGTATTACGGTTACCATTATTCTCCGTCAACTACTCATTCGAAGAAAAGAGAACGAAAAGAGTGCTGCATTGGTACTTGAACAACGTAAAGGACTAGACGCCATCATTCAGGCACAAGAGGATGAAAGATCACGAATAGCAAAAGACTTACATGACGGCATAGGTCAGAAACTCTCTAGTATCAAAATGGCGATTGGAGCTCTTTCCAAACAACAAGATCAAGGCCACAGCTCCACGATAGAACGTCTAGACTCCATTCAATCTATGATTGATCAATCAGCACAAGAGACTAGAGCAATTTCACATCAAATGATGCCTATTAGTTTGAAGTCTGTTGGGCTTGCAGCGTCTTTGGAATACATGTGTGAAGAGAGCTTTAGTGACACCTCCATCACGCACTCTTTTGAGACATTTAACCTCACCAAAGAACCTGACGAAAAAACGGGGCTCGTCTTCTACCGCATCGGACAAGAGCTCGTTAACAACATTCTCAAACACAGCCAAGCAAGAAATGTCGAAATGCAACTCTACGTAGCAGCCGACAAACTCGTTCTAGCTGTCTCAGACAATGGCGTTGGACTTGACCCAAACAAAGTGCATTTCGGAATGGGGATCCAAAATATCCGCACCCGTCTCTCCACCATCGACGGACAATTGAACATCAGTTCAGATGGACAAGGAGCGACATTCACAGCGAGCGCCGCTTTGAACTCCACAGACACATAA